Part of the Limihaloglobus sulfuriphilus genome is shown below.
CCGCTGATGCCCTACACAATCAAGGGCGCGATCTGGTATCAGGGCGAATCGAATTCCGGCAGGGCCAGGCAATATGCAAGCCTGTTTCCGGCGATGATAAACAACTGGAGAGACGACTGGGGACAGGGTGATTTTCCGTTCTACTTTGTGCAGTTGACCAATTATCTCAAGAACGACCCACAGACAGTTTATCCGCTCTGGCCGCAAGTTGCAGAGCCTGGCCCGAGCAGCTGGGCCGAGCTTCGCGAGAGCCAGTTTAAGACGCTTTCACTGCCCAGTACCGCGATGGCGGTTACGATCGATATCGGTATGCCCTACGATATACACCCTAAAAATAAGCTGGATGTGGGGTACCGGCTCGGCCTGGCGGCGCTGGCAAAGGAATACGGTTTCGATGATATTGTGTACTCCGGGCCGCTTTATAAGGGGTACAAGCTCGAGGGCGAAAAGATACGTATATCTTTTGAACATACCGCGGCGGGGCTTTCTTTTCACGCAGACGCGGCGAAGGGGTTCCAGATAGCCGGCAGGGATCAGGAATTTGTATGGGCAGAGGCGGAGATTGACGGCGATACCGTGCTGGTGTATTCAGACAAGGTCGCCGAGCCCGCCGCCGTGCGGTACGGCTGGTCAGACTGGACATACGCGAATCTGTTTAACAGCGAGGGACTGCCGGCAAGCCCGTTCAGAACCGATGACTGGGGATATACGACGAAATAATAATTCTAAACGAAAGCAGGTAAATTTAATATATAACTGTCCGCTATTTATGGCGGAACTCCAAAACGGATAATATGAATAATACTTTCAAAAAATTCAAATTGAGCAATTGTAACTTTATGAAAATAAAGGAAATATGTAGAAATGTCAAAACAAAGAGACCTCGACCCTTAATTATCTCCGCTTTTTGCCTGACAATAAGTTCGCTCTGTTATGCAGTTAGTCTTGACGATCTGGTAGTTTCCAGCGGCGGCAAGCTCACTGGCAATCATCCGAACTATACTTTACATGAGAATGTGTTTGTTGGTGATTATCTGTACATCGCTCCGGGCACCACAATCCTTTGCGACACCTCAGCAGGCAAAAGACCAACCCTGGTGATTGACGAAGGAAAAATATTTGCAGATGGCGAACCTGACAGTCCGATTACGTTTACCGCTCCTGATAATGACCTGACCGATGACGATGCGACTCCTGATTACTGGCGTTTGCTGGAAATTCATGACACTTCTGAACCAAATTCCGTCATGGAACATTGCATTTTTGAAAAAGCAAAGATTGGTTTGTACACAAAAAGCCCCAACCTCCAAGTTACTGACAGTCTGTTCAGAAACTGCAAAAGAGGTGTAGCAGTCTACGACGGCCAAGCAACTTTCACCGGTTGTGAATTTTACAATAACAGTTATCCGGATAATTCAGGTGCTGGCTTAGATGCCGATGGCTCAGGAGTTGAACTAACAATCGACTCCTGTCACTTCCACAATAACCAATCCAAATATGGCGGTGGCATTTCTGTTGAAAATGTTGCATCTTCATCGATTGTTGGATGTATAATAGAAAATAATCTCGCTGAATATGGGGGAGGATTGGAAGTTGACGATGCTCCTATGACTATCAGCCAGTCCACCGTTATAAATAACGAAGCTGAATATGGCGGTGGAATAATTTCCCATGGCACGTCCGCTTGTACGATCACGGACTGCACTTTAGAGTCTAACTCGGCAGCTATTAGTGGGGGAGCCGTTTACAGCGATAGTACTTTGAATATCAGTGCATCTATATTTAGCACCAATACTGCCCTGAGCGGAGGCGCTATCCTCAATGATACTGGCAATATAATAGTGTCAGATAGTGAATTTGAGTATAATATAGCAACTCAATCTGAAGATATCGGTGGAGGTGGCGGTGCGATATGTTCACTATCTGGTGTACATATCACCTATTCTACTTTTGTAGGAAATGAGTCCATTTGGGGTGGTGCTGTTGAAGTGACTGCTGGCCAATCAACAATTGCATGGTGTGAATTTGATAACAATGTAGCGGATTGGGGGGGAGCTGTCTATTGCAACGAACAAAACGGCGAAGCAGACTTATATTTGCACAGTTCACTGCTATCAAACAACAATGCCAAAGCCGGCGGTTCCGCAATTTACGGTCATAGCGGCAGTCTAACTCTTCGCCAGAATACGATTTCCAGAAATTTCAGCCAGTACGAATATGCAGCGGTCGAAGCGGTATCAGCTACGATAAGGATGGACAACAGTATCGTTGCTGATAATAGTCCAGCAGATGTTGGCGGAGCATTTGACCCGGCCAGCACGAACAATCTTATCGGCACTATCGAAGGTGCAAGTGGTTTTGATTCCCCTGCGAATCTAATCGGAACGGAATCTTCTCCAATCGACCCGCGTTTTATAAATGCGGAGGACGGAGTTTTTCGCCTGCTTCTTGATTCTCCAGCGATAGACGCTGCTCTCAATTCTTGTGCCGTTGATAAAAACGGCAGTTCTCTTCTCTCTGATTTAGGGGAGCGGGGACGTGTCATTGATGCTGTAGTGGATATTGGAGCATACGAATGCCAAAAAGCGGATGTCCCCTCTGTGGTTGTTACCACATCATCAGATTCTGATCCTGATGACGGGAAAATCTCATTACGAGAAGCAATTTATTATAGCAAAATCAATCAAGGAGTTTCCGGTTTTAACACAATCAGCATATTGGGTTTTCATAGCCCAGACTTTGCACTTTACATTACACTTGGCCCTCTCGTAATTACTCATGATGTTACAATACATGGAGGTGTTGTTTACCGCCCAATTACGATAAATGGCAATGATAATAGTAATGTGATATCTATTTTGGGGTCCGATACCAATGTTTGTTTGAGGTACATGGATATTACTGGAGGAAAGGGCTGTATTTACAACGAAGGCAACTTGACATTAGAAGGTGTCAAAATTCACAACAATTCAGGTGATGGTATTTATAGTTCTGGTTCTTTGACTCTAAATAGCTACAAGTACTATGGTAGATATAAACAGTTTGATATATCTGACAATACAGGTGATGGTATATACATAGAAAACGCCGAACTGAAGGCCAGTAATGGGTATATTGGTCGAAATGCTGTTCTTGCCCGAAATTCACGTTCAGAAATTACTAATGTTAATGTGGAGGGTCAAGATGCATCCCTTTCCTTTTTAGGTAGTGATGCACTTCTATCTGATATTAACTTACAAAACGCAGGCCCCAAATCTCCTGGTTTTTGGGAAGGCGCAATGACTGTATCTGAGGGAGTTGTCTCCATAACAAATAGCAACATAATAGATAGCAGTTGCCTTGGAGTTCTGGCAGGATATGGAGGCAGTATAAGCATATCCGGTTGTACGATAAGCGGTAACCAATGGAGCGGGATAATGCCGTTTGAACGTGGAAATGGAGCCAATATAAATGTATCGCATTCTGTGATAAGTGATAATGGACATCATGGCATCTGGAGTCGAAATAATGAAGATACAATAATGGTTACTAACAGCCAGATAAACTGCAACGATTGGAGTGGCATTACTACTGTAGGAGATGTTAAGATATCTAATGTGCTTATGATTGGTAATGGCCAGAGAGATTATCCGTATGGCTCGTGGCAGGGAGGAGTAAGAAATGAGGGCGGAAACATTGAAATCAATAATTGCACTATTTCGGATTCCATAGGTTTTGGAGTACGTGGTGAATCAGGATCAACCGTTTTAAACAACACAATTGTTTCTATGACAGATAGTTCGGATGGATCAGATGGAGATGATATTTCATACTCAGGTGGAACATTGTCGGGCTCTAATAATCTGATTGGCGACGGTTCTGGGCAAGGTGGTCTCGTAAATGGAATAAACGGAAACATTATCGGGACATCTCAATTTCCCATAAATCCCAACTTCAGGCGTCGCATTTCTTTTGGTTCTGATGGTGTTTGGGGAGAAGGCTTTGATGATCTGGGAGATTATAGACTCGCAGATGTAAGTCCTGCTATTAACGCTGGTAATAATACTTTCGCTGTAAACCCCGATGGCTCCGCCTTGTCTGAAGACCTATCGGGATCAAATAGAATTGTTAATTCAACTGTAGATATTGGTGCCTACGAATATGTTTTAGAGGAGATGGTTTATGAAGTAAACAGCAACCTTGATGAAATCGCCATTGACGGCAACGTAACATTTCGAGAGGCATTAACTGCCGCCAATACCAATTCGCCGTGTGGAGATGCTTCTGCAGGAAATGCCTTCTTCACAGATAGAATAATTTTGTCTGAGGATTTTGATGATATAATTTCCCTAAGCGGAGCTCCCCTGGAAATATTTGACTCCGTAAACATTGTTGGTCGCGGACAAGATATATCGACCATAGATGCTCAGGGCAATAGCAGAGCCATTCATATATACAATCAGGCAGAGGTGAATTTATCGGGACTAAATATTATTAACGGTCAGGCTGATTTTGGAGGAGGAATACTTATCGAATCGGGCTCTCTGAATTTAACCGATTCTTTCGTTGCATCCAATAATGCTATTAGTGGCGGAGGCAACTATGCAGAAGTTGGAACAGTATCAATTAGTGACTGTAATTTTTCCAGCAACTACGCTGACTTAGGAGGCGGGATTTATATGGCTGCAGGTTCATTGCAATTGAACAACAGCAGTATAACTGGTCATTCTGGTGAATCCGGTGCAGGGGTATTTGTTGAATCAGGTACAGCCCAATTGACAGACTGTGACATTTCACATAACTCCGCAAGTTATTCCGGCGGTGGGCTCTATGCACAATCCGGCGAAATAACACTTCGCAAAACGGATTTTCTCCGTAATTCTGCTGAATCCGGAGGCGGCGTTTATTCTGAAGCTGGAACCATTGTAACACATAACAGTTTCATACAGGGTAATACTTCCACTTTTGGAGGGGGCTTGTGTGCTGAAGGTGGATCAGCTTTTTATTATAATACGGTATTTGCAGGCAATGAGTCTGTTGATTCTGGCGGTGCGATCTATGTCAATACAAGTCAGGTAGATTTATTCAATGTTTCTGTTGCGGGTAACTCTGCAGGAACTGACGGTGGCGGAGTTTTCATTAACACGGATGGTTCAGTTGCTCTTTATAATAGTATATTCGCCGACAATAATGCTCCAGGTGGCAAGAACATATACGATTTGAGTAATAACATTACTGGTGAGCACAATATTCTTTCTGATGGCTCCGGTCAGTCAGCCTTGACCAATGGCGTAAACGGCAATCTTGTTGGTACTGCCACTGCCCCTATTGATCCGCTGTTTATGGCGATCCCATATTCTGGTGTAGATGGTATTTGGGGAACTGATGATGATGACTATGGTAATTTGCGGCTTGAACAAGGCACTCCTGCCTTTGAAGCAGGATCAGGTGCGTATGTCTTTGATAATCAGGGTAATCCACTGGTAGCGGATGCTTATGGCAATCCACGGATCATGGGAGACACTGTCGATATTGGTGCATTTGAATATCCGCTGGAAACACCGTCCACTGTTGTCAATACCCTCGCCGATATAGTTGATTCTGAAGACGGGCATGTATCTCTGCGGGAAGCATTGATATATCAGAAAGCTCTGGGAACAGAGATAACTTTTTTACCGGGGCTTTCAGGGACGATCGTTCTCAACGGAACCCATCTTGTGATAGACAGTTCTGTTACAATTACGGGGCCGGACCCCGATTTACTGACGATCAGTGGTAATCAGGAGAGCCGAATATTTACGATCACAGGTACGGCGGTGACAATTACCAATTTAACTATTTCAAATGGCTATTCTGACAACGGTGGAGGAGTAGCATGTGAAAATGCCAGGCTAATGATGAAAAATTGCATTATACGAGAGTGTTTTGGTGATTATCGTGATGTCAAAGGGACAGGGATTAGTGCGGTTAACAGCATAGTTAATTTAACGGATTGTTGCATAACCAAGAACGGTTCACGACACAATATGTATGGGACTTTATATTGCGGTGAAGGAACTCGTTTAGAGGTTAATAGATGCTTGATAGTTCAAAATGTTGCTGCTTATGGTGCAGGACTTTTCGTCGAGAGTAATTGCGATCACGTAGAGGTTAATAACTGCCTTATTATAGGAAATTGTGCCACATCAGGAGCAGGAATGTTTACAATGGCTGGCACTTTGGTAATAAACAATTCGTCGATTAGTCGAAACAAATCAGTAAATGGAGGAGGAGGCTTGAGTGGATTTATGGGGAGTACTTACATTGTAAACAATTCTATCATAGCCAAAAATGAATCCGATGATGACGCATACATTGATGTCTCTTTCAAAGAAGAAGATACCGTTGAAGTTAATGCCAGTTTGGTCGGTGTGGGAATTGAAGGATTAATTGATGGTGTCAGCAATATTACGGGTACGCTAAGCCAACCGGCAGATCCACTGTTTATCCGTAATCCTTCTGCTGGGCCTGATGGTGTTTGGGGCACCGAAGATGATGACCTTGGCGACTTGAGATTGCAATCCAACAGTCCAGCAAGAGATGCAGGCAGTAATGCTTTAGCTATTGATTCGGAAGGCAATCCGCTGGAATTCGATCTGGATGGCAAAACTCGAATTGTTGGGACGGCTGTAGATATGGGGGCTTATGAATTTATAACTGGAGATTTTGTCGGTAACGACGGAGTGAATCTTCGGGATTTTGCTGTTCTGGCAAATGCATGGCAGTCGACAGTGGAAGATATCAATTTTAACGAACAATGTGATTTGCATGAGGATGGAGTTGTAGACATTTTCGACTTGGCACTTTTTGCCGAATACTGGCTTGAGGAGAAATAAAGGACTGCGGGACCTTTTATTTATAATATCTTGTTATATATAGCTTTATTGGAATTTTGATGTCATTTGGTTTTGGTTTGAGAGAAATAAAGGAACTTGGTCTTTTTTGTTAATAAGTCCTTTTAGATCAAAATGTTATATGTGTGGTTGAAAAGTGTTATAGGCTTGAAATCGGAAAATCTGTGGTATGATTCAATAGACGGTGGATAATGAACAATAGACGATAAGCAGCTTAGCCGTACCGTTTTACATATATACGGTATGCGGATTATGAAGGACGACAATACGATGGGTTATCCCTGGATGTATTATTATGACAACAAGGGGCGGAAGCCCATAAGTAGGTCAACCGTCTCGGTTGACATTGGCAGAGCGGGCCGGAATGCCCGCTTTGAATGGCAAGCAGGATGCTTGCTCCACTTTGGGGTGCGGCGGCAAACGCAGCGTGGAACCGCTTTTAAAACTGCTTTGTCCGAAAGGCCGCTGAAATTTTTAACGCCGCTCAACGGACAAAAAGCGATTAACTTTCTGTAGAGAAAATTCATGAATTTTCTCAAAACGCCAACTTCCCGAAACAACATTAAAATAACCAAAACAGGGTACCAGCGTTAGCCGGGGGTAATTGTGCGTTTAAATGATGTTGAACGGTTGGAGCAAATTCGTGAATTTGCTCTACAAATGCAAGACCGACGCGTAGTGCAATCAGAACCTCGGCACCGTGATAGGCAGGGCAGGCATCCCTGCCTGGCGGGCAGTCTGAGAAGTTCGGGCTTGATATTTTATGCTACTGCTTGATGATCAATCATATTTTAGTAAAATGGAGTAAATAGCAGGCAGACGATTCTGGCCATTGCCGGTCGAAATGCCAAAAAAAAACGAAAAAGAAAGCAGGTAACAAATGAGATACCAAGCAGACGACAAACGTTACGAAAAAATGGTATATAACCGCTGCGGCAGAAGCGGGCTTAAACTGCCGGCGACCTCGCTGGGGCTGTGGCACAATTTCGGCGATTCTGATGATATCGAAAACGCCCGCAAGATGGTTTGCAGGGCGTTTGATCTGGGAATCACTCATTTTGACCTTGGCAACAATTACGGCCCGCCGCCAGGGGCCGCGGAGGAGAACTTCGGCAAAATACTCAGCGGCGAGCTTGGCGGCTACCGCGATGAGCTGGTGATCTCTACCAAGGCGGGCTATCTGATGTGGCCGGGGCCGTACGGCGAGTGGGGCAGCCGCAAGTATCTTACCGCATCCCTCGATCAGTCCCTGAAACGCATGGGGCTTGAGTATGTCGATATCTTTTACTCACACCGGCCCGACCCTGATACGCCGCTGGAGGAGACGATGGGGGCTCTGGATAATGCCGTGCGGCAGGGAAAGGCACTTTACGCGGGTATATCGAGCTATCCGCCGGATATGACCAGACGTGCCGCCGAGATACTCCGCGATATGGGCACGCCGTGCCTGATACATCAGCCGAATTACTCGATGCTCAACCGCTGGATTGAGGACGGGCTTCTCGATGTGCTCGAAAAAGAGGGTATCGGCTGTATCCCGTTCTGTCCGCTGGCTCAGGGGCTTCTTACGGATAAGTACCTCAAGGGGATTCCCCGGGATTCACGCGCTGCCAAAGACGGCACCGGCCTGCCGGAGGATGCTGTGACAGAAGAGGTTCGCAAAAAACTCGTCAGCCTTAACGATATCGCCGGAGATCGCGGCCAGTCGCTCGCTCAGATGTCGCTGGCATGGACACTGCGGGACAGCCGCGTTACAAGCGCTCTTATAGGAGCCAGCCGCGTCGAGCAGATAGAGCAGAACATCGCCGCACTGGACAAGCTCGAGTTCAGCGATGATGAGCTTGCCCGTATTGACGCGATTCTAAAGGGTAAATAACAAACCTTAGGTGTTTGCTACTTGCTGTATCTGGCACGCTGTTTTTCCAGTTCTGCGCGTAATTTGTTCAAGAGTTTTTTGTCTTTGAACCCCTTGATCAGGTTTGACATTTCATACGGGTCATTTTCCAGATCGTAGAGCTCTTCAAACGTATATGGTTTGTCCTTGCCGTTTTCAAAGGTCTGGATATATTTCCAGCGTTTTGAGCGGATTGTGTATGCCGGATTCGTCTCAAGCATCTCATTGTAGTCGGGAAGTTCAAAGAGGACGTATTCGCGGTTAAGCGGCTTTTGTCTGAGAAGAGTCTTCTTGAGACTTTCGCCGTGCATATTCCCGGGTACGCTTATGCCTGCAAGATCAAGGATTGTCGGGGCGATGTCCGCATTGGTAACCATTGAGTCTTCATAGCCTTTGGGGATTCCGGGCCCGACCGCGAACATGGGTACCCTGATAGACTCTTCGTAATGCAGCGCCTTGCTCATCAGGCCGTGTTCGCCGAGAAACAGTCCGTTGTCACTCATAAATATAACGTAGGTGTTTTCTCTGAGGTTCATCTCGTCCAGAGCGGAAAACAGTTTGCCCAGCGATTTATCCATCTCGGTAATCTGGCCGAAATATCCCTGGCGGTCCCGGTATCTCTCGTCCGTCATGGGGCCCTTGTTCATTATGTTTCTGCGTGCGCGGAAAGTTTTGAGGTAGGGCGGTTTTCCGCTCAGGTCGTCGTTGATGTTCGGCGGTACGGGCAGCTGAGAAAGCCTTTGTTCGTTATATATCGCTTTTGTCTCATCGCTTAGCCAGTTTCCGCCTTTATCTACGCTGCGGTCGTGCGGCGCCTGTGTGCAGAGCCAGATACAGAACGGTTTCTCCTGCTGCTGAGATGTTTTGATTATATCGATTGTCTGTTCAGCGCAATAGTCTGTGCTGTAGCCTTCGTACTGCCGCCGCTTGCCGTCCTCAAGAACTGATGGATTCCAGTACGGAGCGCCGTTTCCAAGCTGTCTGACAATCTGAAATTCAAATGCTCTGGGCCCTTTTTCGGGTATGTGCCATTTGCCTACATGGCCGGTGAGGTAGCCTGCTTCGTTGAAGTACCGGGCAAAGCCGACTTCCTGCTCATCCATTGGATTGTGGTATGTTGTTACGCCGTTGGCTTTTGTATAGCGGCCGGTTACCGCGGTTGCCCTTGCCGGTGAACATACGGGCAGAGTTATAAAAGCGTTATTAAAACGCAGGCCCTGAGCAGAGAAGCGGTCGAGGTTTGGGGTGTGTAAGACGGGGTTTGCATAGCCGATAGCGTCCCATCGCTGGTCGTCAGTAAAAATGAAGATGATGTTCTTCTTTTCTTTACTGTTTTTGAACCTGTCTATGCCGGCACAGCCTGCGCATAGAGATGCAAGGCAAATGCCGCTGCTTACAAGGAAGTTTCGTCTGTTGAGTGAGCTGAAATGTTCTGACATTTAATTCTCCTTTATTTCTTGATCTCTATAATCTTGTGGATGTCAACGTCGGCGGGGTCAACCGTGATGCTCAGCATTGAGCCTTTGTAATCAAAATCGTAATCCGCGTTGTCCGGCTGAATCTTCACTGATTCAGGTTTCGCCGTAAGTGGTAATGCAATCTTTATCGGCATATCTTTGCCGGCGGTCTGCTTCCAGTTCATGCGGCGGTTTATGCAGTGCCCGTGGAATATATGGGCAGGGGATGGGCCGCGGCTTTACAGTCACTGGGACAATCACGGCGCGTTTACCCATTTCGTTAGAAATCACAGGGAGCTGTTTGACGATTACAGGGCATATTCCCAGGTCGGCCTGCTCTGGAATACCGACAGCGTTATGGACGAGCTGGACAGCTTTGGGGCGGCTCTCTATGATATGAAGATAGCCTTCGACATTGTACCGCTGGGAGAGAGGTACCCCCGCAGGACTATAGATGTCAATGAGACGGCATCTAAGTATGATAAGATAGTCCAGGCAAGTGATCTTTCAAGCTGGAGCCAGGAAAATCAGGTTCTGGTTAATGAGCTTGGCGAAGAGGTGGATATTGTCTCGCACCCCAACGGTTTGAGCCTTGATAACGGCTGGATAAACGTTACGCCGCTGAATGCCCCGAAAATATGGGTTCTGCCCCGAAAACATACATCTGATATCTTGGCTCCAATAGTAGTGCATGTTCTTAACAGGGATTACGACAGCTCAACTGATTCGGTAGATAATACCGGCTGTTCGATTGAATTCGACAGGCAGATGCTCAAAGGTATGGATCTGGAATCCGTAGAATGGCTTGGGCCGCAGAACCCCACAACAGAGCTCGCGGTAACAGAGACCGGTTCGGGTTTCCAGGTCTCACTGCCGCAGACACCCGCGTGGTCGCTGCTTAAGATAAATGTTTCATACATACCGGGCGATTTCAACGCCGACGGCAGTGTAGATATGCTTGATCTTGACGTTATAGCCGCAGAATGGCTCTCGTGCAGTGACGCTTCTAACCCGCAGTGCCAGGGACAGATATTACAGAGCGATTCAAACAGCGATGGATATATCAGCTATCTCGATTTTGTGAGCCTCTGGCAGGGATGGCAGCAGTAATACTAAACAGACTAAGATAAGGTAAAATTATGTTATCAAGAAGAAAATTTCTGCTTTCAGCAGGTTTGACCGCCGCCTGCGGCCTTGTACTCACCGGCTGCAAGACAGGTTTTAAACGTAAATCATACGCAGGGAAAAATCAACAGAAACCCAATGTTCTTTTTATTATTTTAGACGATCTCAACGACTGGGTCGGCTGTCTTGGCGGCCATCCAAACGCCAAAACGCCAAACCTCGATAGATTCGCCGCCGAGAGTATGCTCTTTACCAGTGCGTATTGCACATCTCCGCTGTGCGGGCCTTCAAGGGCGGCATTTCTCTCCGGCATGAGAGCGTCCACCACGGGCGTTTACAATAACACTGACCATTATCATGAAATAATACCTGATGCGCTCAATATGCCTCTGTTTTTCAAGAATAACGGTTACTTCTCCTGTGGAGCGGGTAAAATCTTTCACGGCATGTACCCCGAGTACTGGCATGAGTTTATTCCCAAATCAGACAGAATGTACCACGCCGGCGAGCCTAAAATGAACGGCACGGATATACCTGGGATATTTGACTGGGGCGCTCTTGATGTGGACGATTCTGAGATGGACGACTACAAAATGGCGCAGTTTGCTGTTGATAAGCTCAAGGCTGAACATGACAAGCCGTTTTTCCTGGCCTGCGGAATTTACCGGCCGCACGCGCCGTGGTATGCTCCGAAAAAATATTTCGACATGCACCATATCGACAAAATATCTATGCCGATTGTCAAAAAAGATGATCTTGATGATGTTCCGCCGGCGGGTGTGCGCGTGGCTAACCTGGGATACACAAAGCATGTAGATGCAGCCGGTGCCGCTAAAAAACGAGAGGCTGTTCAGGCGTACCTGGCCTCGGTCACGTTTGCTGATGCACAGGTGGGCAGAGTGCTTAAGGCACTTGATGAAAGCCCATACAAAGATAATACTATTGTAGTAATTCTCGGCGACCACGGTTTGCATCTGGGCGAGAAAAATAAATGGCATAAGGATTCGCTGTGGGAGGAATCCTGCCGTGCTCCGCTGATGATACGGGTGCCCGGCATGACAGAAGCAGGTTCTGTATGTGAGAGGACAGTGAGCTTTCTTGACCTCTACCCGACACTTCTCAGCCTGTGCGGGCTTGACATGCCTTCTCATCTTGAGGGCAGGGATATAACCACAATCCTCAAGGATCCCGATTCTGAATGGAATTACCCCGCGGTTACGCAAAGAAGGGCTAACCAGGTTACAATCCGTGACAGCCGCTGGAGGTATATACTATATGAGAACGGCGATGAAGAGCTGTATGATCACTCCAAAGATCCAAACGAGTGGCACAATCTCGCCGCGGACAAGAAGTATGACAGCGTAAAAGAAAAATTAAGTCTTTACATCCCAAAATAGGATAGATACAGATGGCTTCTAATAAGAGTAATGTAAGAAGACGCATAGGAGAGCCGCTGACCCTGCCGGCACTCGAAGAGCTTGGATATATAAAAAAGGGCTTTGAGTGTTTGCCCGGGCCAATGTCGGCAGACAAATGGTCGGGGCAATACCAGATTTTCATCAGCAAGGGTATGACGACACTTCCGACGTCTCCGGTCGGCAAGGTGTTTATCTCGGCCCTGAGCGATTCGAAAGAGGTAAACCTTAAGGTAGAGAGTTTTCTGATTAACGAAAATCCCGGCTCTGAACCGACTCTGCATAGAACCAAAGCCGTTCTGGTCTGCAATAATGACCCCGTTTGCTCACTCAAAGATTACTCTGCTTCTATTGAGTTTCGCACTCCGGAAGGCAAATTGATAGAAGCCTTATCTCATGATGTAGAGGCCCGATATCGCTGGGGAAGATGCAAATGCCGGGCGGGAAAAATCTCTGTTTCAAACAAGGTTAAAGGGCCTTTGAGCAGCTACTGGTCACTGATGCACGCTGCAAGAGGTTTGGCAGAGGATGAACTGCCGGAAAAGGCATTCAGTGTCTTTGAGGACTCGGGTCTAATACGTTCAGGTCAGTATTTGCGTCTTAAAGAATGCCGCGAGCTTCAAACAGGTTCTGGCAATTTACGTCTGAAATGCTGCTCCCGCAGGGGAGCTGGAATTTTGCCGGTGGAATACTGGACAGACACTCAGGGCAGATTCATAGCCATGATATCAAGCTCCCTGGTTTATGTCTTTGATTCGATGGCG
Proteins encoded:
- a CDS encoding right-handed parallel beta-helix repeat-containing protein produces the protein MNNTFKKFKLSNCNFMKIKEICRNVKTKRPRPLIISAFCLTISSLCYAVSLDDLVVSSGGKLTGNHPNYTLHENVFVGDYLYIAPGTTILCDTSAGKRPTLVIDEGKIFADGEPDSPITFTAPDNDLTDDDATPDYWRLLEIHDTSEPNSVMEHCIFEKAKIGLYTKSPNLQVTDSLFRNCKRGVAVYDGQATFTGCEFYNNSYPDNSGAGLDADGSGVELTIDSCHFHNNQSKYGGGISVENVASSSIVGCIIENNLAEYGGGLEVDDAPMTISQSTVINNEAEYGGGIISHGTSACTITDCTLESNSAAISGGAVYSDSTLNISASIFSTNTALSGGAILNDTGNIIVSDSEFEYNIATQSEDIGGGGGAICSLSGVHITYSTFVGNESIWGGAVEVTAGQSTIAWCEFDNNVADWGGAVYCNEQNGEADLYLHSSLLSNNNAKAGGSAIYGHSGSLTLRQNTISRNFSQYEYAAVEAVSATIRMDNSIVADNSPADVGGAFDPASTNNLIGTIEGASGFDSPANLIGTESSPIDPRFINAEDGVFRLLLDSPAIDAALNSCAVDKNGSSLLSDLGERGRVIDAVVDIGAYECQKADVPSVVVTTSSDSDPDDGKISLREAIYYSKINQGVSGFNTISILGFHSPDFALYITLGPLVITHDVTIHGGVVYRPITINGNDNSNVISILGSDTNVCLRYMDITGGKGCIYNEGNLTLEGVKIHNNSGDGIYSSGSLTLNSYKYYGRYKQFDISDNTGDGIYIENAELKASNGYIGRNAVLARNSRSEITNVNVEGQDASLSFLGSDALLSDINLQNAGPKSPGFWEGAMTVSEGVVSITNSNIIDSSCLGVLAGYGGSISISGCTISGNQWSGIMPFERGNGANINVSHSVISDNGHHGIWSRNNEDTIMVTNSQINCNDWSGITTVGDVKISNVLMIGNGQRDYPYGSWQGGVRNEGGNIEINNCTISDSIGFGVRGESGSTVLNNTIVSMTDSSDGSDGDDISYSGGTLSGSNNLIGDGSGQGGLVNGINGNIIGTSQFPINPNFRRRISFGSDGVWGEGFDDLGDYRLADVSPAINAGNNTFAVNPDGSALSEDLSGSNRIVNSTVDIGAYEYVLEEMVYEVNSNLDEIAIDGNVTFREALTAANTNSPCGDASAGNAFFTDRIILSEDFDDIISLSGAPLEIFDSVNIVGRGQDISTIDAQGNSRAIHIYNQAEVNLSGLNIINGQADFGGGILIESGSLNLTDSFVASNNAISGGGNYAEVGTVSISDCNFSSNYADLGGGIYMAAGSLQLNNSSITGHSGESGAGVFVESGTAQLTDCDISHNSASYSGGGLYAQSGEITLRKTDFLRNSAESGGGVYSEAGTIVTHNSFIQGNTSTFGGGLCAEGGSAFYYNTVFAGNESVDSGGAIYVNTSQVDLFNVSVAGNSAGTDGGGVFINTDGSVALYNSIFADNNAPGGKNIYDLSNNITGEHNILSDGSGQSALTNGVNGNLVGTATAPIDPLFMAIPYSGVDGIWGTDDDDYGNLRLEQGTPAFEAGSGAYVFDNQGNPLVADAYGNPRIMGDTVDIGAFEYPLETPSTVVNTLADIVDSEDGHVSLREALIYQKALGTEITFLPGLSGTIVLNGTHLVIDSSVTITGPDPDLLTISGNQESRIFTITGTAVTITNLTISNGYSDNGGGVACENARLMMKNCIIRECFGDYRDVKGTGISAVNSIVNLTDCCITKNGSRHNMYGTLYCGEGTRLEVNRCLIVQNVAAYGAGLFVESNCDHVEVNNCLIIGNCATSGAGMFTMAGTLVINNSSISRNKSVNGGGGLSGFMGSTYIVNNSIIAKNESDDDAYIDVSFKEEDTVEVNASLVGVGIEGLIDGVSNITGTLSQPADPLFIRNPSAGPDGVWGTEDDDLGDLRLQSNSPARDAGSNALAIDSEGNPLEFDLDGKTRIVGTAVDMGAYEFITGDFVGNDGVNLRDFAVLANAWQSTVEDINFNEQCDLHEDGVVDIFDLALFAEYWLEEK
- the mgrA gene encoding L-glyceraldehyde 3-phosphate reductase encodes the protein MRYQADDKRYEKMVYNRCGRSGLKLPATSLGLWHNFGDSDDIENARKMVCRAFDLGITHFDLGNNYGPPPGAAEENFGKILSGELGGYRDELVISTKAGYLMWPGPYGEWGSRKYLTASLDQSLKRMGLEYVDIFYSHRPDPDTPLEETMGALDNAVRQGKALYAGISSYPPDMTRRAAEILRDMGTPCLIHQPNYSMLNRWIEDGLLDVLEKEGIGCIPFCPLAQGLLTDKYLKGIPRDSRAAKDGTGLPEDAVTEEVRKKLVSLNDIAGDRGQSLAQMSLAWTLRDSRVTSALIGASRVEQIEQNIAALDKLEFSDDELARIDAILKGK